A part of Streptomyces sp. NBC_01210 genomic DNA contains:
- a CDS encoding beta-xylosidase, translating into MATATRRSAIRRSIGRRRRWTAALGSLALVAGAASLAAPAMAAASAPVDFATHCVPPPIAGIPPIDGTTTAEITVDNAAPKVGDTVTVTYTVTKPAASNPVDLALPADIMTPSGKVTLGGAQAGSVTVTGPKKNPPVPGKGAFPPFSMTGTFKVTAPGSITLSPGDYNIHTSYIMELDTPCTVTNPPAPVSQTVVATDVPGANERTIQLATASGKPGDQVTVTGAKFTPLADITVVGRAGAAETADRMTLKADATGGFTARLKANDKATTGIVAYEGSAWSAEKGAGPAAYTVVDDTPLPSNSQKLNTSVAAGTLSMSQAGDTVQMSAVDFGKGGAATGDLKKVTVKDFRGGPAGWSLTGKVTDFTGPGGKIDAGRLGWTPACTTKQGSPSTCAAGSAGPVGSAGATLASTPNGALTGGEFTVDAKVSLDVPAYTAPGAYSAVLTLTLT; encoded by the coding sequence ATGGCTACAGCCACCCGAAGATCCGCCATCCGAAGATCCATTGGCCGCAGGCGACGGTGGACCGCCGCACTGGGGTCCCTCGCCCTGGTCGCGGGCGCGGCATCGCTCGCCGCGCCCGCGATGGCCGCCGCTTCCGCACCGGTGGACTTCGCGACCCACTGCGTACCGCCGCCCATCGCCGGCATCCCGCCCATCGACGGCACCACGACCGCCGAGATCACCGTCGACAACGCCGCCCCCAAGGTGGGCGACACAGTCACGGTCACCTACACGGTCACCAAGCCGGCCGCCAGCAACCCGGTCGACCTCGCCCTTCCGGCCGACATCATGACTCCCAGCGGCAAGGTCACCCTCGGCGGCGCCCAGGCCGGCAGCGTCACGGTCACCGGACCCAAGAAGAACCCGCCCGTCCCCGGCAAGGGAGCGTTCCCGCCGTTCTCGATGACCGGCACCTTCAAGGTCACCGCGCCCGGCTCGATCACCCTCTCGCCCGGCGACTACAACATCCACACCAGCTACATCATGGAGCTGGACACCCCGTGTACGGTCACCAATCCGCCCGCGCCCGTCTCCCAGACGGTCGTCGCGACGGACGTTCCCGGCGCCAACGAGCGCACCATCCAGCTCGCCACGGCCTCCGGCAAACCCGGTGACCAGGTCACCGTCACCGGCGCCAAGTTCACTCCGCTCGCCGACATCACCGTCGTCGGACGGGCCGGAGCGGCCGAGACAGCCGACAGAATGACCCTCAAGGCCGACGCCACAGGCGGCTTCACCGCGCGGCTCAAGGCCAACGACAAGGCGACGACCGGCATCGTCGCGTACGAAGGCAGTGCCTGGTCGGCGGAGAAGGGCGCGGGCCCGGCGGCGTACACCGTCGTCGACGACACGCCTCTGCCCAGCAACAGCCAGAAGCTCAACACCTCGGTCGCCGCAGGCACTTTGTCCATGTCCCAGGCCGGTGACACCGTCCAGATGTCGGCGGTCGACTTCGGCAAGGGCGGGGCAGCCACCGGCGATCTGAAGAAGGTGACGGTCAAGGACTTCCGCGGCGGCCCCGCGGGGTGGTCCCTGACCGGCAAGGTCACCGACTTCACCGGGCCCGGCGGGAAGATCGACGCCGGCAGACTCGGCTGGACGCCGGCCTGCACCACCAAGCAGGGCAGTCCCAGCACCTGCGCGGCCGGCTCCGCGGGACCGGTCGGCAGCGCGGGCGCGACCCTCGCCTCCACGCCCAACGGGGCGCTCACCGGAGGTGAGTTCACCGTGGACGCGAAGGTCTCACTGGACGTACCGGCGTACACCGCCCCCGGCGCGTACTCCGCAGTGCTGACCCTCACGCTCACCTGA
- a CDS encoding protealysin inhibitor emfourin — protein MRIQVRRTGGFAGIERFAEVDTSGRTDAGTWHALAEQAMAGGRGTPPDGVPDGFSYRITVDGRSVYCADPRLSDAQRQLISLVLKEGS, from the coding sequence ATGCGTATCCAGGTAAGACGCACGGGTGGCTTCGCCGGTATCGAGCGGTTCGCGGAGGTGGACACCTCAGGGCGGACCGATGCGGGCACCTGGCATGCCCTGGCCGAGCAGGCGATGGCCGGCGGCCGGGGCACGCCGCCGGACGGAGTGCCGGACGGGTTCAGCTACCGGATCACGGTGGACGGGCGCAGCGTCTACTGCGCGGACCCCCGGCTGTCCGACGCGCAGCGGCAGCTGATCTCGCTGGTCCTCAAGGAAGGTTCGTGA
- the leuA gene encoding 2-isopropylmalate synthase: MSDTSVGRPTPVTTATHTQKPSGMPIHKYGKYEAVDIPDRTWPNNRITAAPRWLSTDLRDGNQALIDPMSPARKREMFDLLVRMGYKEIEVGFPSSGETDFNFVRSIIEEGAIPEDVTISVLTQAREDLIERTVESIVGAHRATVHLYNATAPTFRRVVFRGSKDDIKQIAVDGTRLVMEYAEKILGPETIFGYQYSPEIFTDTELDFALEVCEAVCDVWQPEAGREIILNLPATVERSTPSTHADRFEWMSRNLTRREYVCLSVHPHNDRGTAVAAAELAIMAGADRIEGCLFGQGERTGNVDLVTLGMNLFSQGVDPQIDFSQIDEIRRTSEYCNQMEIHPRHPYAGDLVYTAFSGSHQDAIKKGFDAMEADAAAQGRTVDEIEWAVPYLPIDPKDVGRSYEAVIRVNSQSGKGGIAYVLKNDHKLDLPRRMQIEFSKIIQAKTDSEGGEVTPTAIWSVFQDEYLPNPDNAWGRIQLRSGQTTTDKDGIDTLTVEAVVDGAETVLTGSGNGPISAFFEALNAVGVDARLLDYQEHTMSEGASAQAASYIECAIDGKVLWGIGIDANTTRASLKAVVSAVNRAAR; this comes from the coding sequence ATGTCTGACACTTCCGTCGGTCGCCCCACGCCCGTCACCACCGCGACCCACACGCAGAAGCCGTCCGGGATGCCGATCCACAAGTATGGCAAGTACGAGGCCGTGGACATCCCCGACCGCACCTGGCCGAACAACCGGATCACCGCCGCGCCCCGCTGGCTGTCCACCGATCTGCGCGACGGCAACCAGGCCCTGATCGACCCGATGTCGCCCGCCCGCAAGCGCGAGATGTTCGACCTGCTGGTACGCATGGGCTACAAGGAGATCGAGGTCGGCTTCCCGTCCTCCGGCGAGACCGACTTCAACTTCGTACGCTCCATCATCGAAGAGGGTGCGATCCCCGAGGACGTGACGATCTCCGTGCTGACCCAGGCGCGCGAGGACCTGATCGAGCGCACCGTCGAGTCCATCGTCGGAGCCCACCGCGCGACGGTGCACCTGTACAACGCGACGGCGCCCACTTTCCGCCGGGTCGTCTTCCGCGGCTCGAAGGACGACATCAAGCAGATCGCCGTGGACGGTACGCGGCTGGTGATGGAGTACGCCGAGAAGATCCTGGGCCCGGAGACGATCTTCGGCTACCAGTACAGCCCGGAGATCTTCACCGACACCGAGCTGGACTTCGCGCTGGAGGTCTGCGAGGCCGTCTGTGACGTCTGGCAGCCCGAGGCCGGCCGGGAGATCATCCTCAACCTGCCTGCCACGGTGGAGCGCTCGACCCCGTCCACGCACGCCGACCGCTTCGAGTGGATGTCGCGCAATCTGACCCGACGCGAGTACGTGTGTCTGTCCGTGCACCCGCACAACGACCGCGGCACCGCCGTCGCCGCCGCCGAGCTGGCGATCATGGCCGGTGCGGACCGTATCGAGGGCTGCCTGTTCGGCCAGGGCGAGCGCACCGGCAATGTCGACCTGGTGACGCTGGGTATGAACCTGTTCAGCCAGGGCGTCGACCCGCAGATCGACTTCTCGCAGATCGACGAGATCCGTCGGACGAGCGAGTACTGCAACCAGATGGAGATCCACCCGCGCCACCCCTACGCGGGCGATCTGGTCTACACCGCCTTCTCCGGCTCCCACCAGGACGCCATCAAGAAGGGCTTCGACGCCATGGAGGCCGACGCGGCCGCCCAGGGCAGGACCGTCGACGAGATCGAGTGGGCCGTCCCGTACCTGCCGATCGACCCGAAAGACGTCGGCCGCTCCTACGAGGCGGTCATCCGGGTCAACTCGCAGTCCGGCAAGGGCGGTATCGCATACGTCCTGAAGAACGACCACAAGCTGGACCTGCCGCGCCGGATGCAGATCGAGTTCTCGAAGATCATCCAGGCTAAGACGGACAGTGAGGGCGGCGAGGTCACGCCGACGGCGATCTGGTCGGTCTTCCAGGACGAGTACCTGCCCAACCCGGACAACGCGTGGGGACGTATCCAGCTGCGTTCCGGCCAGACCACCACCGACAAGGACGGCATCGACACGCTGACCGTCGAGGCGGTCGTGGACGGCGCCGAGACAGTGCTGACCGGCTCCGGCAACGGTCCGATCTCGGCGTTCTTCGAGGCACTGAACGCAGTGGGCGTCGACGCGCGGCTGCTGGACTACCAGGAGCACACGATGAGCGAGGGCGCGTCCGCGCAGGCCGCCTCCTACATCGAGTGCGCGATCGACGGCAAGGTGCTGTGGGGCATCGGCATCGACGCCAACACCACCCGTGCTTCGCTGAAGGCGGTCGTCTCGGCCGTCAACCGCGCGGCCCGCTAG
- a CDS encoding MFS transporter encodes MAIDTSAPTLAATAPPKLSGRAKLILLVLCAAQFMVALDFSVLNVALPVLGKDLGMSQSALQWAVTAFALPSGGFLLLFGRTADLYGRRKLFLSGLAVFGAASLLATFAWDPASFLAGRALQGLGAAAIVPTGMSLLTTTFPEGPQRDRALGISGTLLSLGFTIGMVLGGVLTDTLGWRSTMGLLAVAALLVLLLAPGLLAESRHPERPRLDVPGAVTVTGGLLAVIYALSTAAERGFGGGDVLVTLIAGVALLVAFVVVESRSPAPLVSLPMLRRRTVAWGNLGGLVTFSMMSTVVFVLTLYLQEVLELSAFRTGLVFGVQGVLSAFAGAYAPKLIGRIGARRTLVVSLLGQGVFVAALLGIGTGSGALLATVAVSLASVCHLGAIISYGLTVTSGVPDEEQGLATGLVTTTQQVGITIGIPLLGVLATTQGSLFDGVRTVLAVDAAVVVGAAVLVGLGLRKRNSSPSGD; translated from the coding sequence ATGGCAATCGACACCTCCGCCCCCACCCTCGCGGCGACCGCGCCGCCGAAGCTCTCCGGCCGCGCCAAGCTGATCCTGCTCGTCCTGTGCGCCGCCCAGTTCATGGTCGCGCTCGACTTCTCCGTACTGAATGTGGCGCTGCCCGTCCTCGGCAAGGACCTGGGCATGAGCCAGTCCGCGCTGCAGTGGGCGGTCACCGCCTTCGCGCTGCCCTCCGGCGGCTTCCTGCTGCTCTTCGGCCGGACCGCCGATCTGTACGGGCGGCGCAAGTTGTTCCTCAGCGGTCTCGCCGTCTTCGGCGCCGCCTCACTGCTCGCGACCTTCGCCTGGGACCCGGCGTCCTTCCTGGCCGGCCGGGCCCTGCAGGGTCTGGGCGCGGCCGCCATCGTGCCGACCGGAATGTCGCTGCTCACCACCACCTTCCCGGAAGGCCCGCAGCGCGACCGGGCGCTGGGCATCAGCGGCACACTGCTGTCCCTGGGCTTCACCATCGGCATGGTGCTGGGCGGCGTACTGACGGACACTCTGGGCTGGCGCTCCACGATGGGCCTGCTGGCCGTCGCCGCGCTGCTCGTCCTTCTGCTGGCGCCCGGTCTGCTGGCCGAGTCCCGGCACCCGGAGCGGCCGCGCCTTGACGTGCCCGGCGCGGTCACCGTCACCGGCGGGCTGCTCGCCGTGATCTACGCCCTGTCCACGGCGGCCGAGCGAGGCTTCGGCGGGGGCGACGTCCTGGTGACGCTGATCGCCGGGGTCGCGCTGCTGGTCGCCTTCGTGGTGGTCGAGTCCCGGTCCCCCGCCCCGCTGGTCTCGCTGCCGATGCTGCGGCGGCGGACGGTGGCCTGGGGGAATCTGGGCGGTCTGGTCACCTTCTCGATGATGAGCACGGTCGTCTTCGTCCTCACCCTCTACCTCCAGGAGGTGCTGGAGCTCTCCGCCTTCCGGACCGGTCTGGTCTTCGGCGTCCAGGGCGTGCTGTCGGCCTTCGCCGGCGCGTATGCCCCCAAGCTCATCGGCCGCATCGGTGCCCGTCGCACGCTGGTCGTCTCGCTGCTCGGCCAGGGCGTGTTCGTCGCCGCGCTGCTCGGCATCGGCACCGGATCGGGCGCTCTGCTGGCGACCGTCGCCGTCTCGCTGGCCAGCGTCTGCCATCTGGGCGCGATCATCTCGTACGGACTGACGGTGACGTCCGGGGTGCCGGACGAGGAGCAGGGCCTGGCGACGGGGCTGGTCACCACGACGCAGCAGGTGGGGATCACCATCGGCATCCCGCTGCTGGGTGTGCTGGCAACGACGCAGGGCTCGCTGTTCGACGGGGTCCGTACGGTGCTGGCGGTGGACGCGGCGGTTGTCGTGGGGGCGGCGGTCCTGGTGGGGCTGGGCCTGCGGAAGCGGAATAGCAGCCCCTCCGGCGATTGA
- a CDS encoding M4 family metallopeptidase produces the protein MDANARRVNPVFCTIVPPHVLDKMARAEDPTIAEPAARTLEHDALQRTRRRITTVRGLAPSTAGAVSDKPHRTIYDAKHEEIVPGKKVHSENDKPAKDATVNRAHAGLGATFDLYLKAYGRHSIDGSGLPLNATVHYGENYDNAFWDGERMVFGDGDSDLFLDFTLPVDVIGHELTHGVTQYTANLEYFSQSGALNESMSDVFGSLIKQYALGQSADQADWLIGAGLLGPNVTGVALRSMKEPGTAYDDDVLGKDPQPATMEDYVKTGRDNGGVHINSGIPNHAFYLVATALGGNAWERAGQIWYDVLTGGELSTTAQFTEFARLTVAAARSRFGEGEEQEALLKAWSQVGVGTN, from the coding sequence ATGGACGCCAACGCCCGCCGGGTCAACCCGGTCTTCTGCACCATCGTGCCGCCCCATGTCCTCGACAAAATGGCCCGCGCCGAGGACCCCACGATCGCCGAGCCCGCCGCCCGCACCCTTGAGCACGACGCCCTCCAGCGCACCCGCCGCCGGATCACCACCGTCCGCGGTCTCGCTCCGAGCACGGCCGGAGCCGTGTCGGACAAGCCCCATCGCACGATCTACGACGCCAAGCACGAGGAGATCGTGCCGGGCAAGAAGGTGCACTCCGAGAACGACAAGCCCGCCAAGGACGCCACGGTGAACCGCGCCCACGCGGGCCTCGGCGCCACGTTCGACCTGTATCTCAAGGCGTACGGCCGCCACTCCATCGACGGCTCCGGCCTGCCGCTGAACGCGACCGTCCACTACGGCGAGAACTACGACAACGCCTTCTGGGACGGCGAGCGGATGGTCTTCGGCGACGGGGACAGCGATCTGTTCCTGGACTTCACGCTGCCCGTGGACGTGATCGGACACGAGCTCACCCACGGTGTCACGCAGTACACGGCGAATCTGGAGTACTTCAGCCAGTCCGGCGCGCTGAACGAGTCCATGTCGGACGTCTTCGGCTCGCTCATCAAGCAGTACGCCCTCGGCCAGAGCGCCGACCAGGCCGACTGGCTGATCGGCGCGGGCCTGCTGGGCCCCAATGTCACGGGCGTCGCGCTGCGCTCGATGAAGGAGCCGGGGACGGCGTACGACGACGACGTCCTCGGCAAGGACCCGCAGCCGGCGACGATGGAGGACTACGTCAAAACCGGTCGCGACAACGGCGGCGTGCACATCAACTCGGGGATCCCGAACCACGCCTTCTACCTGGTCGCCACCGCGCTGGGCGGCAATGCGTGGGAGCGGGCGGGCCAGATCTGGTACGACGTCCTGACCGGCGGCGAACTCTCCACGACCGCGCAGTTCACCGAGTTCGCCCGCCTCACGGTGGCCGCGGCCCGCTCGCGCTTCGGCGAGGGTGAGGAGCAGGAGGCGCTGCTGAAGGCGTGGTCCCAGGTCGGGGTGGGTACCAACTGA
- a CDS encoding cytidine deaminase, producing the protein MTQSTDLAPEDRKIITLARSARARNGVPEGAAVRDETGRTYVAGTVALESLKLSALQTAVAMAVASGARSLEAAAVVSEADAASDADRAAVRDLGGPETPVLLAGPDGALKSAVAAG; encoded by the coding sequence ATGACGCAGAGCACCGACCTCGCCCCCGAGGACCGCAAGATCATCACGCTGGCGCGCAGCGCCCGGGCCCGCAACGGTGTGCCCGAGGGTGCTGCCGTACGGGACGAGACCGGGCGTACGTATGTGGCCGGGACCGTGGCGCTGGAGTCGCTGAAGCTCAGCGCGCTGCAGACCGCCGTCGCCATGGCCGTCGCCAGCGGCGCGAGGTCCCTCGAGGCCGCGGCCGTCGTCTCCGAGGCGGACGCCGCCTCCGACGCGGACCGCGCCGCGGTACGTGACCTGGGTGGGCCGGAGACCCCGGTGCTGCTCGCCGGCCCCGACGGAGCGCTCAAGTCCGCGGTGGCGGCGGGCTGA
- a CDS encoding WxL protein peptidoglycan domain-containing protein: protein MRKLYVILLPVLVALLYGGYGIPVAHAADNGNWSVYPTSSELGRRPYFYLSADPGTTLTDEVTVTNKTAAPLTFRLYAADAYNTERDGGFAVRTQKEKQRGIGAWAEPERERVTVPANSSVTVPYTVNLPEDAEPGDHPGALVALDERINSSKGSLAVGIQQAVGARIYLRVNGPTVPALSIENVTLSHEQPLVPGTGESSALISYTLYNRGNVTLNPKVALKAEGLFRRDLLNRDLKKIPAELLPRQKIRLTERWAGAPQLEWGEVRLTATARDVRESAGTSFFALPWLVAVVLAAGLSAAGVWARVRRVRARVPEGS, encoded by the coding sequence ATGCGCAAGCTGTACGTCATCCTGCTGCCCGTCCTGGTCGCGCTGCTGTACGGCGGGTATGGCATCCCGGTCGCCCATGCCGCCGACAACGGCAACTGGTCCGTCTACCCCACCTCCTCCGAACTGGGCCGGCGCCCGTACTTCTATCTCTCGGCCGACCCCGGCACGACCCTCACCGACGAGGTCACGGTCACCAACAAGACCGCCGCCCCACTGACGTTCCGGCTGTACGCCGCCGACGCGTACAACACCGAACGGGACGGTGGCTTCGCCGTACGCACCCAGAAGGAGAAGCAGCGCGGTATCGGCGCCTGGGCCGAGCCCGAGCGCGAGCGCGTCACCGTCCCGGCGAACAGTTCGGTCACCGTGCCGTACACCGTGAACCTCCCCGAGGACGCCGAACCCGGTGACCACCCCGGCGCCCTGGTTGCCCTCGACGAGCGCATCAACTCCTCGAAGGGCTCGCTCGCCGTCGGCATCCAGCAGGCGGTCGGCGCGCGCATCTATCTGCGCGTGAACGGCCCCACCGTCCCCGCGCTCTCCATCGAGAACGTCACCCTCAGCCACGAGCAGCCCCTGGTGCCCGGCACCGGCGAGAGCAGTGCGCTCATCTCGTACACCCTCTACAACCGCGGCAATGTCACGCTCAACCCCAAGGTCGCCCTCAAGGCGGAGGGCCTCTTCCGCCGCGATCTCCTCAACCGCGATCTGAAGAAGATCCCCGCCGAGCTGCTGCCGCGCCAGAAGATCCGCCTCACCGAACGCTGGGCGGGAGCACCCCAGCTCGAATGGGGCGAGGTCAGACTCACAGCCACCGCACGGGACGTCCGCGAGTCGGCCGGAACCTCCTTCTTCGCGCTGCCCTGGCTGGTCGCGGTGGTGCTGGCGGCGGGCCTGTCGGCGGCCGGGGTGTGGGCCAGAGTACGGCGGGTGAGGGCGCGCGTACCCGAGGGCTCGTGA
- a CDS encoding TetR/AcrR family transcriptional regulator → MSPQDSVRRRLLDEAARVLADEGPAALSARRLVRAVGASTMAVYTHFGSMPALVREVIREGFERFMARTDLVRPTDDPVADLYAVCRVYQEFARAEPNVYAVMFGGSQLAGFELADEDREMGTFMLRVPHGVIRRCTAVGRFRDGDASLRAWQLWCQMHGLAQLERAGYFTGPRTPDETLLALVRDFAIGQGDRVEAASASAAASTSPAAPAATSAAPASAPVTNLP, encoded by the coding sequence GTGTCGCCCCAGGATTCCGTTCGCCGTCGGCTTCTCGACGAGGCCGCCCGCGTCCTCGCCGACGAGGGACCCGCTGCCCTCAGTGCCCGTCGCCTGGTGAGGGCGGTCGGCGCTTCGACCATGGCGGTCTACACCCACTTCGGCTCGATGCCGGCACTCGTCCGCGAGGTGATACGCGAGGGGTTCGAGCGCTTCATGGCGCGTACCGACCTCGTGCGGCCCACCGACGACCCGGTCGCAGATCTGTATGCTGTCTGCCGCGTCTACCAGGAGTTCGCCCGCGCCGAACCGAATGTGTACGCCGTCATGTTCGGTGGATCCCAGCTGGCCGGCTTCGAACTCGCCGACGAGGACCGGGAGATGGGCACCTTCATGCTCCGCGTCCCGCACGGTGTCATCCGCCGCTGCACCGCCGTGGGCCGCTTCCGGGACGGCGACGCCTCACTGCGCGCCTGGCAGCTGTGGTGCCAGATGCACGGCCTCGCCCAGCTGGAGCGGGCGGGCTACTTCACTGGCCCGCGCACCCCGGACGAGACCCTGCTGGCTCTCGTCCGGGACTTCGCGATCGGCCAGGGCGACCGTGTGGAAGCAGCCTCGGCATCCGCGGCCGCCTCCACGTCCCCCGCCGCGCCCGCCGCCACGTCAGCCGCACCCGCCTCCGCCCCGGTCACGAACCTTCCTTGA
- the era gene encoding GTPase Era yields MSARTQENNAPHRAGFACFVGRPNAGKSTLTNALVGQKVAITSNRPQTTRHTVRGIVHRPEAQLILVDTPGLHKPRTLLGERLNDVVRTTWAEVDVIGFCLPADQKLGPGDRFIAKELAGIKKTPKVAIVTKTDLVDSKTLAEQLIAIDRLGKELGMEWAEIVPVSAVGGKQVQLVADLLIPLLPEGPMLYPEGDLTDEPEQVMVAELIREAALEGVRDELPHSIAVVVEEMLPREDRPADKPLLDIHANLYIERPSQKGIIIGPKGKRLKEVGTKSRKHIEALLGTPVFLDLHVKVAKDWQRDPKQLRKLGF; encoded by the coding sequence ATGAGCGCTCGTACCCAAGAGAACAACGCCCCCCACCGGGCCGGCTTCGCCTGCTTCGTCGGCCGCCCCAACGCGGGCAAGTCCACCCTCACGAACGCTCTGGTAGGCCAGAAGGTGGCGATCACCTCCAACCGGCCGCAGACGACCAGGCACACCGTCCGCGGCATCGTGCACCGCCCCGAGGCCCAGCTGATCCTGGTCGACACCCCGGGCCTGCACAAGCCGCGCACGCTGCTCGGCGAGCGTCTCAACGACGTCGTACGCACCACCTGGGCCGAGGTCGACGTGATCGGGTTCTGCCTGCCCGCCGACCAGAAGCTCGGCCCCGGCGACCGCTTCATCGCCAAGGAGCTCGCGGGCATCAAGAAGACCCCGAAGGTCGCGATCGTCACCAAGACCGACCTGGTCGACTCCAAGACCCTCGCCGAGCAGCTGATCGCGATCGACCGGCTCGGCAAGGAGCTGGGCATGGAGTGGGCGGAGATCGTCCCGGTCTCGGCGGTCGGCGGCAAGCAGGTCCAGCTGGTGGCCGACCTGCTGATCCCGCTGCTCCCGGAGGGCCCGATGCTCTACCCGGAGGGCGACCTCACGGACGAGCCCGAGCAGGTCATGGTCGCGGAACTGATCCGCGAGGCCGCGCTGGAGGGTGTACGGGACGAGCTGCCGCACTCGATCGCGGTGGTGGTGGAGGAGATGCTGCCGCGCGAGGACCGCCCGGCGGACAAGCCGCTGCTGGACATCCACGCGAACCTCTACATCGAGCGCCCGAGCCAGAAGGGCATCATCATCGGCCCGAAGGGCAAGCGCCTGAAGGAGGTCGGCACGAAGTCGCGCAAGCACATCGAGGCGCTCCTGGGTACGCCAGTCTTCCTGGACCTGCATGTGAAGGTGGCGAAGGACTGGCAGCGGGATCCGAAGCAGCTGCGGAAGCTGGGTTTCTGA
- a CDS encoding helix-turn-helix transcriptional regulator: protein MTAEQDGMKAHRLGELREFLMSRRARVSPAEAGLPDGGARRRTPGLRREEVAVLAGVGVSWYQWLEQGRDITVSPQVLDSVGRVLRLSSVERRHLYVLAGLNPPAPEVDPGDADMCAGLRRLIDAWMPFPAHIMDAYWNTVLYNDAAGMVLGMRPGLVQNCLIAFFTDPIYRSRAKSWEQNAPNVVAQFRAACSERPDDEGFQSVVEEAKAASEDFAELWERRDIAPGGQVRKEMEHPLVGALFVESTQLRVPARPDLAIVMHTPLPEADTAAKLEWLASPEGRRGSMYPVAG, encoded by the coding sequence ATGACGGCCGAGCAGGATGGGATGAAGGCGCACCGCCTCGGCGAGCTGCGCGAGTTCCTGATGAGCAGGCGCGCCAGGGTCAGTCCGGCCGAGGCGGGCCTGCCGGACGGCGGGGCCCGCCGTCGTACGCCCGGACTTCGCCGTGAGGAGGTCGCGGTCCTCGCGGGCGTCGGTGTCTCCTGGTACCAGTGGCTGGAGCAGGGGCGGGACATCACCGTCTCGCCGCAGGTCCTCGACTCGGTGGGCCGGGTGCTGCGGCTGAGCAGCGTCGAGCGCCGCCATCTGTACGTACTGGCCGGGCTCAACCCGCCCGCGCCCGAGGTGGATCCGGGCGACGCCGACATGTGCGCCGGGCTGCGGCGGCTCATCGACGCGTGGATGCCCTTCCCCGCGCACATCATGGACGCGTACTGGAACACGGTCCTCTACAACGACGCGGCGGGGATGGTCCTCGGCATGCGCCCCGGGCTCGTTCAGAACTGTCTGATCGCCTTCTTCACCGACCCCATCTACCGCTCGCGTGCCAAGAGTTGGGAGCAGAACGCGCCCAATGTCGTCGCGCAGTTCCGGGCTGCCTGCTCCGAGCGCCCCGACGACGAGGGCTTCCAGTCGGTGGTCGAGGAGGCGAAGGCGGCCAGCGAGGATTTCGCCGAGCTGTGGGAGCGGCGCGATATCGCGCCCGGCGGGCAGGTCCGCAAGGAGATGGAACACCCCCTGGTCGGGGCACTGTTCGTGGAGTCGACCCAGCTGCGGGTGCCGGCCAGGCCGGATCTGGCGATCGTGATGCATACGCCGCTGCCGGAAGCGGATACGGCCGCGAAGCTGGAGTGGCTGGCGAGCCCGGAGGGCCGGCGCGGCTCGATGTATCCGGTGGCGGGCTGA
- a CDS encoding TerB family tellurite resistance protein, whose amino-acid sequence MLVCGVHTSWNTVGDGEFFCSDCGGDRNYRRRTGRRRFTFLGVPLLPRGAAGPVVECAACHSHFGMDALDHPTTSRFSAMLRDAVHTVALAVLASGGTSSRPVRETAVATVRAAGLDDCTEDQLTALIEALAADTGRFVTDSGPYGAALAIELHEALEPLAPHLAPAGRESILLQGARIALADGPYTPAEREVLTTVGAALQLRADDTARLLAAARTPF is encoded by the coding sequence ATGCTGGTCTGCGGCGTTCATACCTCTTGGAACACTGTCGGCGACGGAGAGTTCTTCTGCTCCGACTGCGGAGGCGACCGCAACTACCGCCGCCGCACCGGCCGCCGGCGCTTCACCTTCCTCGGTGTGCCGCTGCTGCCGCGCGGCGCGGCCGGTCCGGTCGTCGAATGCGCGGCCTGCCACAGCCACTTCGGCATGGACGCCCTCGACCACCCCACCACCAGCCGTTTCTCCGCGATGCTGCGGGACGCCGTGCACACCGTCGCGCTCGCCGTCCTCGCCTCCGGTGGCACCTCCTCCCGTCCGGTCCGGGAGACCGCGGTCGCCACGGTCCGCGCGGCCGGCCTCGACGACTGCACGGAAGACCAGCTGACGGCCCTGATCGAGGCGCTCGCCGCGGACACCGGCCGTTTCGTCACCGACAGCGGGCCGTACGGAGCCGCGCTCGCCATCGAGCTGCATGAGGCGCTGGAGCCGCTCGCGCCGCATCTGGCCCCGGCGGGCCGGGAGTCGATCCTGCTGCAGGGCGCGAGAATCGCCCTCGCGGACGGTCCGTACACCCCGGCGGAGCGTGAGGTGCTGACGACGGTCGGCGCGGCGCTGCAACTGCGCGCGGACGACACGGCGCGGCTGCTGGCGGCGGCGCGGACGCCTTTCTAG